The segment AAGGACACGAGATTAGGCCTAGCTTCAAATAACTCGCGGGGGGCTTACAAGCCAGCTTTTATTTTACGCACACGCCTCTAGCAGCCCTGCGCGGCATTTGGAAAACAGCCACCACGCTCGCAGGAAGGGCAAAAAGTCCCGCCGCATCCATCAGATacacacttttaaaaaaatggcccATActgaaatgcttaaaaatacCGCGATGCCTTGATCAAACGATAAGCTCTTTACTCAAGACGGGTTATTTTCGAATTCGGCTCTTCCCTTTTTCTACAAATCAGTACGAAAATCACAAGCTAAATTTCTAAAGCATTATCTACCCCGAAGTTTATTAGTTTATTTCCGCAAagttaaaacttaaatttcatgaaaccattggtattttttctgctgagtgtgaaaaatgttgatttgttTGTCGATTATTTGACAGCTTAATCACAGTACTTTCTCTATCTCTTTATGGGCGGCCGCTGCAGCAGATATGTCAAGTTTAAGACAAGGTCCTATGAATTTTCAGCCAGGAACAATTAAAATGGTCCTTTAACAAAATGTTTACCGAGGTAGAGAACagcttcatttaaattttcgtacatactgttaaaattcggctgcGAATCTAATCTCAGTAGAACTCGAGCAGCTGGTTTTGCGTTGACTATGTCGGTCTATTTCGAAGAGGCTGGCGCATCAATAACGATTAGGCCATAAATGCTTTTTGTCCCAGTGCGATTAGTAAACggcgcaattaaaattcttcagCCGCATTGTGTTGGACGAGCCATTAAAAAGTGACTTTATTATTTGGTGTTGGTGGCTTGCTAATTTATTGAAGTGGCTGCTTCTTCACTCGAAGATAATATAATTTCCACAGCGTAAACTGATTCATTCCCAGGAGAGAGACGGATAGAATAAGCTGAAAAAATAACGAGCAGAGTGTCTCATTGTCTTGCTCATTGTCACTATTTGAGAAACAAAAGCTTTATTTctagcaaacaaaaataggGGTGCGAGAGGAATACACACCGAGCAGCGGCGATAAAACAGAAGAGGCGCCTGAGGACGCGCtagacttttttatttcccgtCCTGCTCCGTTCGCTTCTAATAGTTTTATCGCCTTCATTTGTTTTTGTCACATGAAAATTCCAAAccgaatatttaaaatcatttgtcTTCTGCCCGTAGCAATGCATCTTTCACGCCTCTGAAAATGCTCGTTGATTCATCGCTTGAATCAAAGTGGCACATTCAAAATAGCTGTGATGAGTACCAAAATTCTAAAGTGTAGGTTGAGGAtgttctaaaattgatttgcagTCAACAAATAATGTgacgtatttaaaaaatcccaaacatcaaaataaaaaaaatggaaattgcaaataaatttaaactgtgcTCTTCTGGACACCATTTATGCGTGACTTTCCAAGGAACGACTATTTACAAACAGCGTGATTCAAGTTAGGGAATCGATTCATGTTACtgttaaactaaaatatttgtcataTTCTTGCATCATTGCagctaataaattattaaatttagctaTCTAACTAATTGCTTCATACGGCTTCGAAGGCCGTAGCAAGATATAGTTTAAGTCTAATTAAGACTTCGTTCTTATAGAGTTTTCAAAGAGCTTTCGATAAAAGAATGAAATCTCGCTTTGTATACAAACTAGTTCcaactgattattttgtcgacgatctaaaaaataaaatttcacttccCATCGCAGGTGCTTACAGCAGATTTGTTACTAATATATAAGCTTTGAAGCAGATTCAAtcgattgcaattttttcaatataacaGCAAAGTCTGATGGATTTTGGaaacaagcaaatttaaaaaacaaatatgttAACTCGACACGCTTTTCACGGATACCATCATTGGGTTTGTTCAAACGTTTGTTTCCCAACGtgtgattgaaaatttagtaaaagaGCCATGTACAAGtacttatcattttttttcgaaTGCAAAGCAAATTAACTATGCTCTCAAGAGAGCAGTAACATATACGGAGCAACgctagatttttttctattgtaaATTGTACAATGTTAATCGTTCATATACATATTCTAaaacatattcaaattaaaaattgtttacagaattttttttttcatcaagaGATGAAGACcaataatattaaatctaAAGAAAATCCAGAAGCGTCAACATGCTTCGAACTCCGCGAAAGGTTTTGAGCTATTTTCGTACCCTCATCTTTTTACATTCTTCTCAAACAATTTCAGCAAAAACATTAATATCTAAGAGTGTTTtgaaacagaaatttaaatggctcGTGTAACAGCTTTGACAGGAAATAATGTTGGTGAGAAGTTTCGGCTGTTGAAAAAAGCGGCCCGCGCTGAGTGGAAGGTGAAAAATTGCCGCGCTAATATGCTGGTTAATATGGGCTGTCAAATCGCGGACATCGCTCGCCGGATGCATTATTCTGGGCGTTTAAAATTATCCGACTATTGTGAAAAAactaaaagcaatttttagatAAGCATTTTCGTCCAGGAGCTCAAAACTACTCTCATTATACAGACATCACTATTTATAAATTGAGAAACAGGATTTTTACATCGCACGTGCTTTTGATATGCGTAAAACTGAGAAATACTAACAATCTAAAATAGAAACTGCACCAGTGGCCACAGGAGCCAGGGAGGCATTTCGTTGCAGACTCGCAAAAAACGtctgcattttgaaaatgaattgctATTAAAGCCAGTGTCAACTGCGAAAGGTCTATTTTCCGTGTGTCTCTTTGTACAGGCCGCTTTTGAAAATGCCTCTTGGTGTGTGGGCGCTTAATATAAGGGACATGGATTAAGTGGCGCGTCACTCAGCCACCCAGCAGGGTAAATTTAGAGTCACTCCAAATTATACATTCGTGCCGTCGGCTTTTTCCATCCAGACCGCTTTCGAATGttatgcgtgtgtgttttaagAATGCCACCTTCAGTTGAAACAGCAACTTAGGTGTGCGTAATGAGTTGCGGCTTGGAAGCAGCAACCCAGCTCTGTTTTGAATTACGTGCGGTGTTTTTCGGACCCGCTCACTTAAATTCAGCCTTGATGACATATACGCTTGAGGCTCTTGGATATTGTTCATATACATGTTAATTAGCAGCTGAATTAGATAAGATGCATCGCTGTGGGTGGCTTGCTGAGTGAGATGCCTCGTCCTCTCAGCTCGATTAGGACAGCTTTTCTTATGTTGATTAACGACAAacggacattttttaaatatagtgaAATgggattattttgtttgtactTATTTCCGTAGTTTCCCATTTTCTGCTCGTTTAGCTATCGAACTACTTTTAGTATTAGCACCACTCGTATGAAATTTATAGCAAAGGcgagatttttgtttcctctgtgtttgaattgattttgattaaagaATTTGGAAGATAAGAAACGATAcacaatatataaaaatccaacccctaaaaaattgttctacaGCATTAGTTGgaaagaattttgaatcatAAAGCGATCGTTGAACACGTACGCCTGCATTCatttctgacaatgagtgcaaagaaaagagaacaaacgtttttttattgctctagAGATAGAGATGACGTTTGTTTCCGTTATTTCATTGCATCGTGCAAAAAGGACCTAATTAGGAATCTTTAAGAAAATCTTTCACTGCATTGAAACcgtaaaaatcacaaaattgattgactgcttttggtattttgacgaatgaatacaaaatattatccATACAAATGCTCATGCATGCAAAAATTGCGTACaggttttaatttctgtttgaACTACATAAACAggtcaaaataaagaaaggaagagaaaagaaaaaatagaacaCTCGGTTTACCGAATTATATATAAAGTCTTTTTTTGGTTTAATGATAGATATCCTTGCAAATTTCTAAAGCAATGGGAATAATTGCTCTTAATTGAGCttcaatgcattttaattttgctatcaCGATAGAACAGTTATTTTATGAACTTGGataagtcaaatttttttaatgagattttttatgaaatgtttCAGGACCGAACGATATGTCCTCGGGCAGTGAGAGCAGTGGCACTTCGAGTCTCGACTGTTTGAGTCTCATCGTCGAGCGGATCAGTCCTAGACCCTCGTCTGAAGCGACCCTGAGAACGACGGAGGTGCCTGAGCATCAGGCGGACTATCTGATGCAGCATTGACATTCATAGTGTGCCTCTTGGGCGACGCGAAATTTGCCAAAgaacaaaaccaaaataatgTGTGCATTTTACACACACGCGAGTCTGACGACTGTATATGTAAAgaaattgtaacaaaaatcaaaagttctAGTTGCATAAGTTTTTAGATTAGAGAAAGAAAAGATCATAGATCTGCGTTTGATGCGAAATGTATTTAATAGTGCCAAATGAAGCTGACAGTATGGgagcattttaaaagctcTAAAGAACAAAAAGTGCCTGTAAGTTTTTGCATGTATTCATTGCTCATTCTGAAACACAAGTCACTGAAATAAATCTACTATTTTCAACCAAACTGTGTGCAATcactttgaaaatgaaacaaaataagcTGTCCCGGAcgtcagaaaaatattctctttAACGAGGCCGTCTTCCGACGCGTCTGTTTTCCTAATCAAAACGCGAGCTGATCGTAAATTGAATGGCAGAAAAAGGAAAGCGCATAAGAGAGGGAGGAAATCAAGAAGTGTCGGGATTATTTGTTCTTGGCATATTTGTCTCAAATTCTCGCTTGTATGGTTTCCAGATGCGCGACAATAAAAGAGTTCCGCTGCTCTCTGTGAAGATGCGACAGCGCCGAGTGGCAATATTTCTCCATCTCGCCTCACAAACACAGACGCAAATCCCCCAAAGACCCATGAGAACGCAGCAGAGCGGGACGCGCAGGAATCCGAGACTTGAGACTTTCGTATTGTTGTGATATTTTCTagtttaacaaaattcaacaCGCCTTACGTCGTTCTCCAACATCTGCCTGCacgaaatttatctttttaatttcaggcaATTATACTTATTCGTTCATTAGGTTGATTATCAACTTTTAACAGGCATTCAGCAATCCACATTGCATGCTTGGtaaatttacttgaaatttggCAGGTTAAGTGTAGcataaactgttttttttggATGGGAGGCACGGGTGGgtcaaaccaattttaagTCTTATTGTTGGTCTGTATGCCCTTAATGGCAGCGCAGAAggctttaattatattttaattaaaagggcgttaatttattattttaaacaaaatttaaaactcttatTGGAGACCTTAATGACTTGTGCCAAAAATacaatcagtaaaaaaattatctcagaAATTTGGAAGCTCTCGTTGATGCACAAATTAAAGTTTCCCACACACGCGAGGAGCGAAACATTTCCAAAGTGACAATCCAAAAGTGTCACAACTCTTGGGGGTTAAGTGGTGTGTTTATAGGCTCTCACTCGGGGGTGAGCCCCTCAGGGAGCGTGTGCCACATTGCGTTTCAGCCGGGGATGCGCGCTTCCCTCGCTCCAACGTGTCCAGCGGCACCGGAAACactaaattacaaaatctcTATGACTCTGagtaattcattttatttttagagacaCACGAAAAGGTGCCATTGGACAGACTATGAACAGAGCGATTGCTCCAAactttattccaaaattaatcgCTTCATTGTGTTTCTAGAGACTTTGCTGATTATTCCTGGTGCGCAGGGGATCGCATAAGAGAAGAGGACAGCTTTCGAGACGTTCCGTTTTTAGCTTGTCTGAGCGTGTTTACAGTTTTTCCTAATTCTGATTTACTGCTGCATAATGCGAGTTAATCTCATTTTGGTGAGTTGATCCCCAATACGTGATGCATCCCTTGGCTCCCGTCGCAGCCCTCGCCGCGGATGAGTAATTTGTCGACTGCTAGTAAATCCTTTTCACTTGCGTGTCGCGCCTCTCTGCATCAACTGTCGAGTGTGTCATTAGCATTTATGATCTCGAGCGAGAAAGGAATGAGAGCTGAATTATGCCACGTGCATTCGCACAAGAAATGTCTGCCTCCAGATTTTACAACGGGGGTGTTCCTCAAGCAAGAATTTTGAGGATGCATtccttttaaagaaatatcgTTGCTGCTTACCAAAAATTCATTATCAAAACCATTTCATATTTGAGCTGAGTGGATGTTTGTGCAGTGATTGAAATGAGATAATATTATCATACTTAACCAATATCTCATATTTGTGTGTTTCTTTTATTAGATAGAGCCTGGCCTTAAGCGTTTATTATTGACAGTTGTGAGTTctgaaaaatagaatttgaTGATTGTGAAAGGAAAACGTTTTTGTTGTCAAATGGAATCAACTTTAATTGGGCTCTAGGCACATATGTACATATAATCTGAAATTGGAGCTTGCAATTTACATTCGTACAAGCTAATTGTGTACACATCTTTACAAAATCTAAGCGCTATATATAATTATCTTTCCCTTATCAATGTTTACAAAGGCAGTCTTCTCTTTTAATCAACAGGTTAAAACCTCTTTGGCTTGCTCACGTATTTATCTTCGAttgggtaaaatttaaaaattgcgaaGACCACACTCCCAAATTCGTTTGTTCGCAATTCGGCAGGATGATggatcaataaataaataaattaatttcagcttttGTGCGCTGGTAGTTTAAACTCTTTAAAATCGCTAGAACATAAtcgaagaataaaatttatattaaactcTGTGCAGCAGCTTAAAATTGGCAAGTGGTCTCAAATTGGCGAAATTCGTCCGGAATGCATAGTTCCGCTCGTCAAGCTAGGTCTTCAGTCCTATGGACAATGGCGGTGGTGTCCAGGGTGTCGGCGCCAGACACGGAGGCCTCGCTGAAGGTCACTTCAGGGTCGATCGAGTCAACTGGGCTGTGCACAACGGACGCGTCCACTGAACCCACAGCGGGGGAAATGAGCTTTTGCTGCTGGGCTGCTGAGGTGTTGGAGAAAACGGCGTAGCCAGCAGAGGTGCCGAGAACTACAGAGAGGAAAATCCACACGTTGAAGGACATGACGGCCAACATCTGCAGGTAGGCCGAAACCGTGTACGTTAGGTAAACAGCCGAGTCAGACGAATGTCTCAGAAGGGATTGTTGTGCACCTGTTAACCTAAACATAtggaacagaaaaaattgtattaaattcgattaatttaatttttaattaggtcTCCCTTTGGGACTTGTCATCCCATGATATTTGTTTGTATTATagtcttttttgctctttttatccctgtccgaggaccggaggaccgggaagggcgcacactgcactggcacgaatgctgaaacccgggtcccaataacaccgcgaacggattgaatgggcgcaccaggccgcacagggacccagcccactcaagggccacttgcctccgcaccgaagACTGCATTGACaagctagacattcgtcccgtgaagtcaaaatcacgcatgctggaaaggtgcatatcagcaagtagcgagtccgcgagtcggcgccggtgcgcctcccagcccgttgagcaatttgagcaattcgagtcactaagctaaccactttttgccatctctgacattgggtagccagtatggccagtattagatctccgaactgctcaaatacctctcattgctttgacactcctgagaatgccttaacaatgcgagccaatgggctcgcattgttaagaaATGCTATATAGAATTGCTATAGAAAataaacacttaaaaaataaataccatttatacaaaaatattatggaTGTTACAATGATAAAagattgttttttatattgtttatattcaaaatacatttaaattcttttttatggaatataaaaagtttgtgtttttggtatttgaaaaacttacaaaaataaattatttttggacttctgaaaaaattaaacgctaAAATCACCTTCGATTCCTGATTCTGACGAGCGGTGTCTGCTCAATGTCCCGTTGCGGCATCACACGATGTTCCTTTCTGCGCATCCTGGTCAGCAGGAACAATTTGACCGCCTCCGTGAGAAAGGCCACCGACCCCACTGCGACGCATGTGAAAACAAACCCTTTGTTGGGGCATaggcatatttttaattgaggtCAGTCTTAAGTGGCGGGGCATGGCAGCTCACCGGTGAGGCTGGTCACCCTGAAGCCTGGAAAGAGGAAGACCCCCAGCTGATAGCCGGCCCAAAAGGTGCTCTGCATCGCGGCCCAGTCGCTTTTTTACGCCCGTGTGCACACCATTCTCGCCTTCAAATTCGTCAGCTGACTTTGTCTGATAAACGGGAAAGGACGAAAAATAATGATGTTTTTGTCTGAGCAGTGCGCTCGAAAGAGTACCGGCGTCGGAAGAGGGGGGGCTGGACATCTGGTAGACCACCGACGAACTAGCGCTCGGCCCCGAAACTGTGCTCACTTTCTTGCCCTCTAAGCCCAGCAGCTCGAACTACGCTCATTCACGTCAGCACCGACCGCCAAAAATGTTTCTATAggattaatttgtaaaagaaaaaccTATTTTGCAAGAGATAGAATTGACGatcaattacttttttattaaaataaccCTGCTGGAACACAGAGGTTAGTGTCAAACCCATTTGGCATTTTCCATTAGGTATcttaacattataaaatgttaGTTTATATCTGCATATAACGTGATGCATagagattatttaaaaataattatttggcgTCCCCGAACACTTGCACCGCACACAGATGCACAGTTAATCTTATTTTACGGCTTTCAGCAGCTTcctaaatttccaattcatcCTCTGCAAGCTGATGGATGCCAGGAATTGTCACTGATAGCTCCTGCAAAGAGAGAGCCAAAAAATGATTGTTAGTTCAGTTTATATTGGAATTTTGTGCCAACTGAGAATCGggctttaaaaaagtaatttcctCTAAggttaataaatttcacactATATAGGTTTTTAATGTACCAATCACTATATTGCTATGATTAATTCCATATCAGAGGCAAAAGGCAAGACCCGTTAAGAtgtatttatctatttttttcggCCACACCTATCAATAAGAGTAACGTTTTGTCTTCTTTCAAATGAACAGTTAGCTTAAATAGATGAAGAgggattcaaaaattttaaagttgaaacAATTCTCCTCAGGCGTTGAAAATTAGCTTAATGcgtttatagaaaaaaatccatttttggtTTGGTTGCGAATTTAAAgatgatgcattttttaattctagttGCCTTAAGACATAATAATTACGTTTGAATATATGCGTTGCTAACATGTAAAGATGATAAATGAAGATGAGAATGAGAAGACGAATCGCATATGCCACCGTGGAAACTGGAATGGAGATGTCGATTTAATTGATGTACGCCAAAAAGAACATGCGCATCAAActgcaaatgaaattaactAATTCACAAAATATGCACGATGAACTGCCGCACAGTTTAATATGTTGAACCAAGGATAATATATGCATAGCCAATGAAAGAAACTCCTGCGAAACACACCCTCCAGCCTgccaatgaaaatttcaattaattcagcCGCGGCTGCTTCTCAAGAACGTCACGAAACGCAAGTATCAATTTAGG is part of the Cloeon dipterum chromosome 1, ieCloDipt1.1, whole genome shotgun sequence genome and harbors:
- the LOC135936397 gene encoding protein SLC31A2-like, translating into MQSTFWAGYQLGVFLFPGFRVTSLTGFVFTCVAVGSVAFLTEAVKLFLLTRMRRKEHRVMPQRDIEQTPLVRIRNRRLTGAQQSLLRHSSDSAVYLTYTVSAYLQMLAVMSFNVWIFLSVVLGTSAGYAVFSNTSAAQQQKLISPAVGSVDASVVHSPVDSIDPEVTFSEASVSGADTLDTTAIVHRTEDLA